In a single window of the Zea mays cultivar B73 chromosome 5, Zm-B73-REFERENCE-NAM-5.0, whole genome shotgun sequence genome:
- the LOC103626122 gene encoding uncharacterized protein has translation MTEMVSSVLVQETVSQILSGIVRRYEGKENSTPNDDLERLEMAHIKLEAVLETSSRWQITTGSPLSRWRKKLKRAAQECDDTLCEHKKMVLEEEETEQEVRNSSFPRRLAHATRSFVFSALGRRSNDGECSSSRSAVVRRFEWFADSASEFLRFVELGGTPSCRRHMPLASFARHLFAGKELQHRIVGGDEHEERHSSLLWLAPFVTEEHGTEACLVLIKKDRGGDTLGVGGSFFFSVILQLSESTDMVGTAVECLNLFPAHFQPAADTIRKELTQLPTTQDFSWAPYAGHWHKRHWDDLHSFSTRWFRPDPLCCKQQQHGQHSRCTADAALGSVVEVNLQCQISLLPSEHNNGHRTTSPSPTSEGRGRHPLRDRQDLEAGLLFSPHGSSESMLPPPADTASSTTVSVHGGEQHTGVTLEQLEEIVLPRAVDHFQRNTEATVYQTLWKAVHGAAYIHFAKPATGSAEAAPPGARRASRGASSWRRRRKLQVRRRREDLELHRQTRVISHVLDLWGAHAPVELRGLVLNWIRKEKERQCLRF, from the coding sequence ATGACCGAGATGGTCAGTTCTGTGCTTGTGCAGGAGACAGTCAGCCAAATTCTATCCGGTATAGTTCGAAGGTACGAGGGCAAAGAGAACTCGACTCCAAATGACGACCTGGAGAGGCTGGAGATGGCGCATATCAAGCTGGAGGCAGTTCTCGAGACATCCAGCAGGTGGCAGATCACTACTGGTTCACCGCTGTCGCGGTGGCGCAAGAAGCTGAAGCGGGCTGCTCAGGAGTGCGACGACACGCTGTGCGAGCACAAGAAGATGGTCCTCGAAGAAGAAGAGACGGAACAGGAGGTGAGGAATTCTTCCTTCCCCAGAAGACTAGCGCACGCTACCAGATCCTTCGTTTTCTCAGCCTTGGGCCGCCGCAGCAACGACGGCGAGTGCAGCTCCAGCAGGTCCGCCGTCGTCAGAAGGTTCGAGTGGTTTGCGGACAGCGCTAGCGAGTTCCTGAGATTCGTAGAGCTGGGCGGCACGCCGTCGTGCCGCCGTCACATGCCGCTCGCCTCTTTCGCCAGGCACCTCTTCGCGGGCAAGGAGCTGCAGCACAGGATCGTTGGTGGGGATGAGCATGAGGAGCGCCACTCGTCTCTTCTATGGCTGGCGCCCTTCGTTACGGAAGAGCATGGGACAGAAGCCTGCCTGGTGCTTATCAAGAAAGATAGAGGAGGAGATACACTGGGGGTGGGGGGTAGCTTCTTCTTCAGTGTGATACTCCAGCTCTCAGAAAGTACAGACATGGTTGGGACCGCGGTGGAGTGCTTGAATCTGTTCCCCGCTCACTTTCAGCCCGCGGCTGACACCATCAGGAAAGAACTCACTCAGCTGCCCACGACACAGGACTTCTCATGGGCGCCGTACGCTGGTCACTGGCACAAAAGACACTGGGACGATCTCCATAGCTTCAGCACTCGATGGTTTCGCCCAGACCCATTATGCTGCAAGCAGCAGCAGCATGGCCAGCATAGCCGATGCACGGCGGATGCCGCTCTGGGTTCAGTTGTCGAAGTGAATTTGCAGTGCCAGATCTCACTACTGCCGTCCGAGCACAACAATGGACATCGGACGACGTCGCCGTCGCCGACGTCTGAAGGCAGAGGCAGACACCCTCTGCGCGATCGTCAGGATCTGGAAGCTGGGCTCCTCTTCAGCCCCCATGGCTCCTCGGAAAGCATGCTACCACCACCGGCAGATACAGCTTCTTCGACGACGGTGTCCGTCCACGGGGGAGAACAGCACACCGGCGTGACCCTGGAGCAACTGGAAGAGATTGTGCTGCCGAGGGCGGTAGATCACTTCCAGCGGAACACCGAAGCGACAGTCTACCAGACACTTTGGAAGGCCGTCCATGGCGCTGCGTACATCCACTTCGCAAAGCCGGCAACAGGAAGTGCGGAGGCGGCTCCACCAGGTGCGCGGAGAGCTTCGAGGGGAGCTAGcagctggaggaggaggaggaagctGCAGGTGCGACGACGACGAGAGGATCTGGAGCTGCATCGCCAGACTCGGGTGA